In Asterias rubens chromosome 10, eAstRub1.3, whole genome shotgun sequence, the following proteins share a genomic window:
- the LOC117295676 gene encoding trace amine-associated receptor 9-like, giving the protein MNSMDIAGENVNVSDLGAEAAFLQVFTPRKDDISTHLVVLRTIFIAVDSVFIILSNLFCIWVIYRTLTLSDSAKVFMIALAAADFSVGVIAAFSVVPAATGNWFWGEGLCRATAALVTIFCLASVSFLVCLSVDRMIAVKKSLHYPNIMTRKKAVVITVGVCVASVAAIGGSWLVSPPVLYSNVSATCAWKWDNDHIIYACVISLCFFILPSSVLIVMYWIMFKISRKHTRMIANQAPVPTTSRDVVTQQPQRAAPQLPQGEHKAIKMFCVITIAFTVAWLPYSVAILYSSIQNVPVPQWLGFLVTWGALSNSWFNVIIYVCMNGALRETACRLLRNQKCRRFARCCNKSRAAVVNVPQSHNDQAYDITS; this is encoded by the coding sequence ATGAATTCAATGGATATTGCTGGTGAAAATGTCAACGTATCCGATCTGGGAGCTGAGGCTGCTTTCTTGCAAGTGTTCACACCAAGGAAGGATGATATAAGCACCCATCTTGTGGTCTTGAGGACAATTTTCATCGCCGTTGACTCCGTCTTCATAATCCTCAGCAACTTATTTTGTATATGGGTGATATACCGGACTCTCACTTTGTCCGACAGCGCGAAGGTGTTCATGATCGCCCTAGCCGCGGCGGATTTCTCCGTGGGAGTTATCGCGGCCTTTTCGGTCGTACCGGCCGCCACGGGCAACTGGTTCTGGGGAGAGGGACTGTGCCGTGCCACCGCGGCTCTCGTGACCATCTTCTGCCTTGCGTCGGTGTCTTTCTTGGTGTGTCTGTCCGTGGACAGGATGATAGCTGTTAAGAAATCACTCCATTATCCGAACATCATGACACGGAAAAAGGCTGTGGTGATAACTGTGGGTGTGTGCGTTGCCTCGGTAGCAGCAATCGGCGGGTCGTGGTTGGTTAGCCCGCCGGTACTCTACAGCAATGTCTCAGCTACTTGTGCCTGGAAGTGGGACAACGACCACATCATCTATGCGTGCGTAATCTCACTGTGCTTTTTCATACTACCGTCTTCGGTATTAATAGTGATGTATTGGATCATGTTTAAGATAAGCCGGAAGCACACCCGGATGATAGCCAACCAGGCCCCGGTGCCGACGACGTCGAGGGACGTTGTGACGCAGCAGCCCCAACGCGCGGCTCCCCAGTTACCGCAAGGCGAGCACAAGGCCATCAAAATGTTCTGCGTGATCACGATAGCCTTCACGGTGGCTTGGTTGCCGTATAGCGTGGCTATCTTATACAGTAGCATCCAGAACGTCCCGGTCCCTCAATGGCTGGGTTTTTTAGTGACCTGGGGAGCGTTGTCGAACAGTTGGTTCAATGTCATCATCTATGTTTGCATGAACGGAGCTTTGAGGGAAACGGCCTGCCGACTTCTACGCAACCAGAAGTGTCGGCGTTTTGCCAGGTGCTGCAACAAATCGAGAGCGGCGGTTGTCAACGTACCCCAGTCACACAACGACCAAGCATACGACATTACCTCCTGA